A window from Salvelinus fontinalis isolate EN_2023a chromosome 8, ASM2944872v1, whole genome shotgun sequence encodes these proteins:
- the LOC129861099 gene encoding YTH domain-containing family protein 1-like isoform X1, whose translation MSATSIDPQRSKGQASKVQNGSLHQKETVHDNDFEPYLTGQSTQVRDWPQNSSYQSMTDPYLSSYYAPSIGFPYPLSEAPWSTGGDPPIPYLTPYGPLNNGDHHFMPDTVFGQPGGLGSSIYPHRFNFFPENPAFSAWGTSGSQGQQTQSSAYGGSYSYPPSSLGGTLVPDGQTGFHNDTLNKAPGMNSLEQGMVGLKIGGDLTGQGSGVKAVGSVIGGPPVVAQGNGGTSIGMPPPKPASWAAIASKPAKPQQLKTKVKPGMPSPGGTLPPPPIKHNMDIGTWDNKGPVNKVAQAPMQQQQQAMSMPHGHPMQPQTPMQQNPMQPPPQSLLQQQMQPMALHHQHHQPPPQPYQHQTQPPPPQTRWVAPRNRNLGYGQGGAGMDGSSMIGIVSGGNDGPPGSAGMVPGGVENHPVLEKLRAAHSYNPRVFEWNLKNGRVFIIKSYSEDDIHRSIKYSIWCSTEHGNKRLDGAFRSLNGKGPVYLLFSVNGSGHFCGVAEMRSSVDYGTSAGVWAQDKWKGKFDVDWLFVKDVPNSQLRHIRLENNDNKPVTNSRDTQEVPLEKAKQVMKIIVGFKHTTSIFDDFSHYEKRQEEEEEVRKTFEPPAPVQNRSRLEQERQNRSKQQ comes from the exons tgcAAAATGGTTCGCTGCATCAGAAGGAGACTGTCCACGACAATGACTTTGAGCCGtacctcactggccaatcaaccCAGGTGCGTGACTGGCCGCAG AACAGCAGCTACCAGTCCATGACCGACCCCTACCTGTCCAGCTACTACGCCCCCTCCATCGGCTTCCCCTACCCCCTCAGTGAGGCCCCCTGGTCCACCGGTGGAGATCCCCCAATCCCTTACCTCACCCCCTACGGACCCTTGAACAATGGAGACCACCACTTCATGCCCGACACCGTGTTTGGCCAGCCTGGAGGGCTTGGCAGCAGCATCTACCCTCACCGCTTTAACTTTTTCCCTGAGAACCCGGCCTTCTCCGCCTGGGGCACCAGTGGCTCCCAGGGCCAGCAGACTCAGAGCTCAGCCTACGGTGGCAGCTATAGCTACCCTCCCAGCTCCCTGGGTGGCACACTGGTGCCTGACGGCCAGACAGGCTTCCACAACGACACCCTCAACAAGGCCCCTGGCATGAATAGCCTGGAGCAGGGCATGGTGGGCCTGAAGATCGGTGGTGACCTCACAGGCCAGGGGTCTGGGGTCAAGGCTGTGGGCTCTGTGATTGGCGGACCGCCGGTGGTGGCACAGGGGAACGGGGGTACGTCGATCGGTATGCCCCCGCCCAAGCCCGCCTCTTGGGCGGCCATCGCTAGTAAGCCGGCCAAACCCCAGCAGCTGAAGACCAAGGTGAAACCAGGCATGCCCAGCCCTGGGGGAACCCTGCCCCCTCCGCCCATCAAACACAACATGGACATTGGCACTTGGGACAACAAGGGGCCTGTGAATAAAGTGGCCCAAGCCCccatgcagcagcagcagcaggctaTGAGCATGCCCCATGGCCAccccatgcagccccagaccCCCATGCAGCAGAACCCCATGCAGCCCcctccccagtccctgctgcagcaGCAAATGCAGCCCATGGCCTtacaccaccagcaccaccagccCCCTCCTCAACCCTACCAACACCAGACCCAACCCCCACCTCCCCAGACCCGCTGGGTCGCCCCGCGCAACCGTAACCTTGGATACGGGCAAGGAGGGGCCGGCATGGACGGTAGCAGTATGATTGGCATAGTCAGCGGGGGTAATGACGGTCCCCCTGGTTCCGCCGGTATGGTCCCTGGTGGAGTGGAGAACCACCCGGTGTTGGAGAAGCTGCGTGCCGCACACAGCTACAACCCCAGGGTGTTTGAGTGGAACCTGAAGAACGGTCGTGTGTTCATCATCAAGAGCTACTCTGAGGACGACATCCACCGCTCCATCAAGTACTCCATCTGGTGCAGCACCGAGCACGGCAACAAGCGCCTGGACGGGGCCTTCCGCAGCCTCAACGGCAAAGGACCCGTTTACCTGCTGTTCAGCGTCAACGGCAGCGGCCACTTCTGCGGCGTGGCCGAGATGCGCTCGTCTGTGGACTACGGCACCAGTGCCGGCGTGTGGGCGCAGGACAAGTGGAAGGGCAAGTTTGACGTGGACTGGCTGTTTGTTAAGGACGTGCCCAACAGCCAGCTGCGCCACATCCGCTTGGAGAACAACGACAACAAGCCGGTGACCAACTCCCGGGACACTCAGGAGGTCCCTCTGGAGAAGGCTAAGCAGGTGATGAAGATCATCGTGGGCTTCAAGCACACCACCTCCATCTTCGACGACTTCTCCCACTATGAGAAGaggcaggaggaagaggaggaggtacgCAAG ACCTTTGAGCCGCCTGCACCCGTCCAGAACCGGTCTCGGCTGGAACAG GAGCGCCAAAACAGGAGTAAACAGCAGTAG
- the LOC129861099 gene encoding YTH domain-containing family protein 1-like isoform X3 encodes MSATSIDPQRSKGQASKVQNGSLHQKETVHDNDFEPYLTGQSTQNSSYQSMTDPYLSSYYAPSIGFPYPLSEAPWSTGGDPPIPYLTPYGPLNNGDHHFMPDTVFGQPGGLGSSIYPHRFNFFPENPAFSAWGTSGSQGQQTQSSAYGGSYSYPPSSLGGTLVPDGQTGFHNDTLNKAPGMNSLEQGMVGLKIGGDLTGQGSGVKAVGSVIGGPPVVAQGNGGTSIGMPPPKPASWAAIASKPAKPQQLKTKVKPGMPSPGGTLPPPPIKHNMDIGTWDNKGPVNKVAQAPMQQQQQAMSMPHGHPMQPQTPMQQNPMQPPPQSLLQQQMQPMALHHQHHQPPPQPYQHQTQPPPPQTRWVAPRNRNLGYGQGGAGMDGSSMIGIVSGGNDGPPGSAGMVPGGVENHPVLEKLRAAHSYNPRVFEWNLKNGRVFIIKSYSEDDIHRSIKYSIWCSTEHGNKRLDGAFRSLNGKGPVYLLFSVNGSGHFCGVAEMRSSVDYGTSAGVWAQDKWKGKFDVDWLFVKDVPNSQLRHIRLENNDNKPVTNSRDTQEVPLEKAKQVMKIIVGFKHTTSIFDDFSHYEKRQEEEEEVRKTFEPPAPVQNRSRLEQERQNRSKQQ; translated from the exons tgcAAAATGGTTCGCTGCATCAGAAGGAGACTGTCCACGACAATGACTTTGAGCCGtacctcactggccaatcaaccCAG AACAGCAGCTACCAGTCCATGACCGACCCCTACCTGTCCAGCTACTACGCCCCCTCCATCGGCTTCCCCTACCCCCTCAGTGAGGCCCCCTGGTCCACCGGTGGAGATCCCCCAATCCCTTACCTCACCCCCTACGGACCCTTGAACAATGGAGACCACCACTTCATGCCCGACACCGTGTTTGGCCAGCCTGGAGGGCTTGGCAGCAGCATCTACCCTCACCGCTTTAACTTTTTCCCTGAGAACCCGGCCTTCTCCGCCTGGGGCACCAGTGGCTCCCAGGGCCAGCAGACTCAGAGCTCAGCCTACGGTGGCAGCTATAGCTACCCTCCCAGCTCCCTGGGTGGCACACTGGTGCCTGACGGCCAGACAGGCTTCCACAACGACACCCTCAACAAGGCCCCTGGCATGAATAGCCTGGAGCAGGGCATGGTGGGCCTGAAGATCGGTGGTGACCTCACAGGCCAGGGGTCTGGGGTCAAGGCTGTGGGCTCTGTGATTGGCGGACCGCCGGTGGTGGCACAGGGGAACGGGGGTACGTCGATCGGTATGCCCCCGCCCAAGCCCGCCTCTTGGGCGGCCATCGCTAGTAAGCCGGCCAAACCCCAGCAGCTGAAGACCAAGGTGAAACCAGGCATGCCCAGCCCTGGGGGAACCCTGCCCCCTCCGCCCATCAAACACAACATGGACATTGGCACTTGGGACAACAAGGGGCCTGTGAATAAAGTGGCCCAAGCCCccatgcagcagcagcagcaggctaTGAGCATGCCCCATGGCCAccccatgcagccccagaccCCCATGCAGCAGAACCCCATGCAGCCCcctccccagtccctgctgcagcaGCAAATGCAGCCCATGGCCTtacaccaccagcaccaccagccCCCTCCTCAACCCTACCAACACCAGACCCAACCCCCACCTCCCCAGACCCGCTGGGTCGCCCCGCGCAACCGTAACCTTGGATACGGGCAAGGAGGGGCCGGCATGGACGGTAGCAGTATGATTGGCATAGTCAGCGGGGGTAATGACGGTCCCCCTGGTTCCGCCGGTATGGTCCCTGGTGGAGTGGAGAACCACCCGGTGTTGGAGAAGCTGCGTGCCGCACACAGCTACAACCCCAGGGTGTTTGAGTGGAACCTGAAGAACGGTCGTGTGTTCATCATCAAGAGCTACTCTGAGGACGACATCCACCGCTCCATCAAGTACTCCATCTGGTGCAGCACCGAGCACGGCAACAAGCGCCTGGACGGGGCCTTCCGCAGCCTCAACGGCAAAGGACCCGTTTACCTGCTGTTCAGCGTCAACGGCAGCGGCCACTTCTGCGGCGTGGCCGAGATGCGCTCGTCTGTGGACTACGGCACCAGTGCCGGCGTGTGGGCGCAGGACAAGTGGAAGGGCAAGTTTGACGTGGACTGGCTGTTTGTTAAGGACGTGCCCAACAGCCAGCTGCGCCACATCCGCTTGGAGAACAACGACAACAAGCCGGTGACCAACTCCCGGGACACTCAGGAGGTCCCTCTGGAGAAGGCTAAGCAGGTGATGAAGATCATCGTGGGCTTCAAGCACACCACCTCCATCTTCGACGACTTCTCCCACTATGAGAAGaggcaggaggaagaggaggaggtacgCAAG ACCTTTGAGCCGCCTGCACCCGTCCAGAACCGGTCTCGGCTGGAACAG GAGCGCCAAAACAGGAGTAAACAGCAGTAG
- the LOC129861099 gene encoding YTH domain-containing family protein 1-like isoform X2, which translates to MSATSIDPQRSKGQASKVQNGSLHQKETVHDNDFEPYLTGQSTQVRDWPQNSSYQSMTDPYLSSYYAPSIGFPYPLSEAPWSTGGDPPIPYLTPYGPLNNGDHHFMPDTVFGQPGGLGSSIYPHRFNFFPENPAFSAWGTSGSQGQQTQSSAYGGSYSYPPSSLGGTLVPDGQTGFHNDTLNKAPGMNSLEQGMVGLKIGGDLTGQGSGVKAVGSVIGGPPVVAQGNGGTSIGMPPPKPASWAAIASKPAKPQQLKTKVKPGMPSPGGTLPPPPIKHNMDIGTWDNKGPVNKVAQAPMQQQQQAMSMPHGHPMQPQTPMQQNPMQPPPQSLLQQQMQPMALHHQHHQPPPQPYQHQTQPPPPQTRWVAPRNRNLGYGQGGAGMDGSSMIGIVSGGNDGPPGSAGMVPGGVENHPVLEKLRAAHSYNPRVFEWNLKNGRVFIIKSYSEDDIHRSIKYSIWCSTEHGNKRLDGAFRSLNGKGPVYLLFSVNGSGHFCGVAEMRSSVDYGTSAGVWAQDKWKGKFDVDWLFVKDVPNSQLRHIRLENNDNKPVTNSRDTQEVPLEKAKQVMKIIVGFKHTTSIFDDFSHYEKRQEEEEETFEPPAPVQNRSRLEQERQNRSKQQ; encoded by the exons tgcAAAATGGTTCGCTGCATCAGAAGGAGACTGTCCACGACAATGACTTTGAGCCGtacctcactggccaatcaaccCAGGTGCGTGACTGGCCGCAG AACAGCAGCTACCAGTCCATGACCGACCCCTACCTGTCCAGCTACTACGCCCCCTCCATCGGCTTCCCCTACCCCCTCAGTGAGGCCCCCTGGTCCACCGGTGGAGATCCCCCAATCCCTTACCTCACCCCCTACGGACCCTTGAACAATGGAGACCACCACTTCATGCCCGACACCGTGTTTGGCCAGCCTGGAGGGCTTGGCAGCAGCATCTACCCTCACCGCTTTAACTTTTTCCCTGAGAACCCGGCCTTCTCCGCCTGGGGCACCAGTGGCTCCCAGGGCCAGCAGACTCAGAGCTCAGCCTACGGTGGCAGCTATAGCTACCCTCCCAGCTCCCTGGGTGGCACACTGGTGCCTGACGGCCAGACAGGCTTCCACAACGACACCCTCAACAAGGCCCCTGGCATGAATAGCCTGGAGCAGGGCATGGTGGGCCTGAAGATCGGTGGTGACCTCACAGGCCAGGGGTCTGGGGTCAAGGCTGTGGGCTCTGTGATTGGCGGACCGCCGGTGGTGGCACAGGGGAACGGGGGTACGTCGATCGGTATGCCCCCGCCCAAGCCCGCCTCTTGGGCGGCCATCGCTAGTAAGCCGGCCAAACCCCAGCAGCTGAAGACCAAGGTGAAACCAGGCATGCCCAGCCCTGGGGGAACCCTGCCCCCTCCGCCCATCAAACACAACATGGACATTGGCACTTGGGACAACAAGGGGCCTGTGAATAAAGTGGCCCAAGCCCccatgcagcagcagcagcaggctaTGAGCATGCCCCATGGCCAccccatgcagccccagaccCCCATGCAGCAGAACCCCATGCAGCCCcctccccagtccctgctgcagcaGCAAATGCAGCCCATGGCCTtacaccaccagcaccaccagccCCCTCCTCAACCCTACCAACACCAGACCCAACCCCCACCTCCCCAGACCCGCTGGGTCGCCCCGCGCAACCGTAACCTTGGATACGGGCAAGGAGGGGCCGGCATGGACGGTAGCAGTATGATTGGCATAGTCAGCGGGGGTAATGACGGTCCCCCTGGTTCCGCCGGTATGGTCCCTGGTGGAGTGGAGAACCACCCGGTGTTGGAGAAGCTGCGTGCCGCACACAGCTACAACCCCAGGGTGTTTGAGTGGAACCTGAAGAACGGTCGTGTGTTCATCATCAAGAGCTACTCTGAGGACGACATCCACCGCTCCATCAAGTACTCCATCTGGTGCAGCACCGAGCACGGCAACAAGCGCCTGGACGGGGCCTTCCGCAGCCTCAACGGCAAAGGACCCGTTTACCTGCTGTTCAGCGTCAACGGCAGCGGCCACTTCTGCGGCGTGGCCGAGATGCGCTCGTCTGTGGACTACGGCACCAGTGCCGGCGTGTGGGCGCAGGACAAGTGGAAGGGCAAGTTTGACGTGGACTGGCTGTTTGTTAAGGACGTGCCCAACAGCCAGCTGCGCCACATCCGCTTGGAGAACAACGACAACAAGCCGGTGACCAACTCCCGGGACACTCAGGAGGTCCCTCTGGAGAAGGCTAAGCAGGTGATGAAGATCATCGTGGGCTTCAAGCACACCACCTCCATCTTCGACGACTTCTCCCACTATGAGAAGaggcaggaggaagaggaggag ACCTTTGAGCCGCCTGCACCCGTCCAGAACCGGTCTCGGCTGGAACAG GAGCGCCAAAACAGGAGTAAACAGCAGTAG